One segment of Nostoc piscinale CENA21 DNA contains the following:
- a CDS encoding DNA-methyltransferase codes for MATEPENTPKSINFTPYYTQSYGSIYLGDSLQLTKFLKESSVNLILTSPPFALTRKKEYGNESAENYIEWFLPFASEFKRVLADNGSFILDLGGAYLPGHPVRSLYQYELLLRLCKEVGFFLAQEFYHYNPARLPTPAEWVTIRRIRVKDAVNVVWWLSKTANPKADNRKVLKPYSQSMQRLLKNGYEAKMRPSGHEISGKFQKDNQGAIPPNLLEIPNTESNSLYLRRCKAKGIQPHPARFPQGFAEFFIKFLTDEGDLVLDPFAGSNTTGFVAETFKRQWISFEINQDYVTGSRFRFVE; via the coding sequence TTGGCAACTGAACCAGAGAATACACCAAAATCTATTAATTTCACACCTTACTACACTCAAAGTTACGGCTCAATTTATTTAGGCGATAGTCTGCAACTCACCAAATTCTTAAAAGAAAGCAGCGTTAACCTGATTTTGACATCGCCGCCGTTTGCATTGACTCGCAAAAAAGAGTATGGCAATGAGAGTGCAGAAAATTATATTGAGTGGTTTCTACCCTTTGCGTCGGAATTTAAAAGAGTGCTGGCAGATAACGGCTCATTTATTTTAGATTTAGGCGGTGCATATCTTCCTGGTCATCCTGTACGGAGTCTTTATCAATACGAATTGTTATTGAGGTTGTGTAAGGAAGTGGGCTTTTTTTTGGCGCAAGAATTTTACCATTACAACCCAGCACGACTACCCACCCCGGCTGAGTGGGTAACAATTAGAAGAATCCGGGTAAAAGATGCGGTTAATGTTGTTTGGTGGTTATCAAAAACGGCAAACCCCAAAGCAGATAATCGGAAAGTTTTAAAGCCTTATAGCCAAAGTATGCAGCGATTACTCAAAAATGGTTATGAAGCAAAAATGCGCCCCAGTGGCCACGAAATTTCGGGTAAGTTTCAAAAAGACAATCAAGGTGCAATTCCACCAAATTTATTAGAAATTCCCAACACAGAATCTAATAGTCTTTATTTACGTCGCTGTAAAGCTAAGGGAATTCAGCCCCATCCGGCTAGGTTTCCGCAGGGGTTTGCTGAATTTTTTATCAAGTTTCTAACAGATGAGGGTGATCTGGTTTTAGATCCATTTGCTGGTTCCAACACAACGGGTTTTGTAGCTGAGACTTTTAAACGCCAATGGATTTCTTTTGAAATTAATCAAGATTATGTGACGGGGAGTCGTTTTCGATTTGTTGAGTAG
- the topA gene encoding type I DNA topoisomerase: MSTLVIVESPTKARTIRNYLPKDYRVEASMGHVRDLPQSASEIPTTIKGEKWAQLGVNVDADFEPVYVVPKDKKKVVTQLKDALKEATELILATDEDREGESISWHLYQLLKPKVPTKRMVFHEITQEAIKKALKNCRTIDEQLVRAQETRRILDRLVGYTLSPLLWEKIAWGLSAGRVQSVAVRLLVKKERQRRAFREGTYWDLKAYLEQAKAPFTSQLVTLGGTKVASGSDFDPNTGQIAAGRNVVLLTEADAVALKERLTGKTWDVTEMEERPVTRKPAPPFTTSTLQQEANRKLRLSARDTMRIAQNLYEQGYITYMRTDSVHLSDQAIAAARDCVEKLYGKQYLSPQPRQYTTKSKGAQEAHEAIRPAGNTFRTPQETGLSGRELAVYDLIWKRTVACQMADSRQTQITVQLQVEDAGFRSSGKRIDFPGYLRAYVEGSDDPEAALEDQEIILPNLKVGDHPNCKELEAIGHETQPPARYTEASLVKTLESEGIGRPSTYASIIGTIIDKGYAQLVNNALIPTFTAFAVTSLLEKHFPDIVDPGFTSKMEQTLDDIAEGEVNWLPYLREFYLGDKGLETLVKEQKSQIDANKARTVELENLEAKVRIGKYGPYIEVENGDAVVTASIPKDLTPADLDPKQVEVLLKQKTTGPDELGRHPETGEPIYIKIGTYGPYVQLGDKTEENPKPKQASIPKNVPQENVTLEMAVGLLALPRTLGTHPATGGRIQASIGPYGPYVVHDQGKEGKDYRSLKAADNVLTVSLERALEILSEPKKGRSSVNNKSKAALRELGNHPEDDSPINIYDGPYGPYIKHGKTNVSIPEGQSVEEMTLSQALELLASKASSGKKSTRKTTSKTTSTRAKSTTKSSKTTAKKSEG; encoded by the coding sequence ATGTCAACTCTCGTCATCGTCGAATCTCCCACCAAAGCTCGTACCATTCGCAACTACCTACCAAAAGACTATCGGGTAGAAGCGTCTATGGGTCATGTCCGTGACCTCCCCCAGTCAGCAAGTGAAATCCCCACGACCATCAAAGGGGAAAAATGGGCGCAGCTAGGGGTAAATGTGGACGCAGACTTTGAACCGGTGTATGTTGTCCCCAAAGACAAAAAGAAAGTTGTTACTCAGCTCAAAGATGCCTTAAAAGAGGCAACTGAACTCATCCTGGCAACTGACGAAGACCGGGAAGGAGAAAGCATCAGTTGGCATTTATACCAATTGCTCAAGCCCAAAGTTCCGACTAAGCGGATGGTGTTTCACGAAATCACCCAAGAGGCGATAAAAAAAGCTTTGAAAAACTGCCGCACTATTGATGAACAGTTAGTCCGCGCCCAAGAAACACGCCGAATTTTAGACCGTTTGGTAGGATATACACTTTCGCCCCTGCTGTGGGAAAAAATCGCCTGGGGATTATCTGCTGGGCGAGTCCAGTCTGTAGCTGTGCGATTATTGGTGAAAAAAGAACGCCAACGCCGCGCTTTCCGTGAAGGGACATATTGGGATTTAAAAGCCTATTTAGAACAAGCAAAAGCTCCATTTACCTCCCAGTTAGTGACCTTGGGTGGCACAAAAGTAGCGAGTGGCAGTGATTTTGACCCCAACACAGGACAAATCGCGGCTGGGCGCAATGTGGTGTTACTCACAGAAGCCGATGCTGTGGCGTTGAAAGAACGGTTAACAGGTAAAACCTGGGATGTTACCGAGATGGAGGAACGGCCAGTTACGCGTAAACCTGCACCACCGTTCACTACCTCCACCTTGCAACAAGAAGCCAACCGGAAACTGAGGCTGTCGGCACGGGATACGATGCGGATTGCTCAAAACTTGTACGAGCAAGGGTATATTACCTATATGCGTACAGACTCGGTGCATTTGTCAGATCAGGCGATCGCAGCTGCCCGTGATTGTGTAGAAAAGCTGTACGGTAAGCAATATCTCAGCCCCCAACCCCGGCAATACACCACCAAATCTAAAGGCGCACAAGAAGCCCACGAAGCCATCCGCCCCGCCGGTAACACCTTCCGCACACCCCAAGAAACAGGTTTAAGCGGTCGGGAACTGGCTGTCTACGACTTAATTTGGAAGCGTACCGTCGCCTGTCAAATGGCTGACTCCCGCCAAACTCAAATTACTGTGCAGTTACAAGTGGAGGATGCAGGCTTCCGCTCGTCTGGAAAACGCATCGACTTTCCTGGTTACTTACGCGCTTACGTTGAAGGTTCCGATGACCCCGAAGCCGCGCTAGAAGATCAAGAAATTATCTTACCTAACCTGAAAGTTGGGGATCATCCAAATTGTAAAGAACTAGAAGCAATTGGTCACGAAACCCAACCCCCAGCCCGATACACCGAAGCCTCTTTGGTGAAAACCTTAGAAAGTGAAGGTATTGGTCGCCCCAGTACCTACGCCAGCATTATCGGCACAATCATTGATAAAGGTTATGCCCAATTGGTGAATAATGCTTTAATTCCCACCTTCACCGCCTTTGCCGTCACCAGCTTATTAGAAAAACACTTCCCCGATATTGTTGACCCTGGCTTTACCTCCAAAATGGAGCAAACTTTAGATGACATTGCCGAAGGTGAAGTTAACTGGCTTCCTTACCTGCGGGAATTTTATCTGGGAGACAAAGGTTTAGAAACCTTAGTTAAAGAACAAAAAAGTCAAATTGATGCCAATAAAGCCAGAACTGTAGAACTAGAAAATTTAGAGGCAAAAGTCCGCATTGGCAAATACGGGCCTTACATCGAAGTGGAAAACGGTGATGCTGTAGTGACAGCCTCCATTCCCAAAGATTTAACCCCGGCTGACCTCGACCCTAAACAAGTAGAAGTTTTACTGAAGCAAAAAACTACTGGCCCCGACGAACTCGGTCGCCATCCCGAAACAGGTGAACCAATTTATATCAAAATTGGAACTTACGGCCCTTATGTCCAATTAGGTGACAAAACCGAAGAAAATCCTAAACCAAAACAAGCTTCCATTCCCAAAAACGTGCCGCAAGAAAACGTCACTCTCGAAATGGCTGTTGGTCTTTTAGCACTTCCCCGCACTTTGGGAACCCACCCAGCGACAGGAGGCAGAATTCAAGCTAGTATCGGCCCCTATGGCCCTTACGTAGTTCATGACCAAGGCAAAGAAGGCAAAGATTACCGTTCGTTAAAAGCGGCAGATAATGTTTTAACAGTTTCTTTAGAAAGAGCGTTGGAAATATTATCAGAACCGAAAAAGGGACGGAGTTCTGTTAACAACAAATCTAAAGCCGCCTTACGGGAATTGGGTAACCATCCTGAAGATGATTCACCCATTAATATCTATGATGGCCCTTATGGCCCTTATATCAAGCATGGCAAAACTAATGTCAGCATTCCTGAAGGACAGTCGGTGGAGGAGATGACCTTATCTCAAGCCCTGGAATTGTTAGCTAGTAAAGCTTCGTCTGGAAAAAAATCTACCCGCAAAACCACCAGCAAAACAACTAGTACCCGCGCTAAATCAACTACTAAGTCATCCAAGACCACTGCTAAAAAGAGTGAGGGATGA